A stretch of Coccidioides posadasii str. Silveira chromosome 2, complete sequence DNA encodes these proteins:
- a CDS encoding uncharacterized protein (EggNog:ENOG410PNSD~COG:S~TransMembrane:1 (i221-241o)): MVKYYPSISPDFQDWILAQPVFFVASAPLTGKHINVSPKGLPSSSLSVLNPNEVAYIDSTGSGNETLSHIRENGRCTIMFCSFDVSPRIMRLFCRGEVAEWNEPAFQTMLGRMALEKEFVQGARAVMRLDVFKVQTSCGFGVPRLALTTDPKTNEPKPYLEDRRALGHFAAVVVAKNQIHTYQRDFNADSLDGLPGMKAAMRDRGMRAVDARIWLCRQRRALELVGVTLLSTCLTVAVMWVNGWTRF, translated from the exons ATGGTCAAATACTACCCGTCCATCAGCCCAGACTTCCAGGACTGGATCCTCGCCCAGCCCGTCTTCTTCGTCGCCTCCGCTCCCCTGACCGGGAAACACATCAACGTCTCCCCCAAGGGCctcccctcctcctccctgTCCGTTCTCAACCCCAACGAGGTCGCCTACATCGATTCGACGGGCTCCGGCAACGAGACTCTCAGCCACATCCGCGAGAATGGACGGTGCACGATCATGTTCTGCTCGTTCGACGTGAGCCCGCGGATCATGAGGCTGTTCTGCCGCGGGGAGGTCGCCGAGTGGAACGAGCCTGCCTTCCAGACGATGCTCGGGAGGATGGCGTTGGAGAAGGAGTTCGTGCAGGGGGCGCGGGCGGTGATGAGGTTGGATGTTTTCAAG GTCCAAACATCGTGTGGGTTCGGTGTTCCCCGCCTCGCACTGACCACCGATCCCAAAACCAACGAGCCGAAACCCTACCTGGAAGACCGACGCGCCCTCGGTCACTTCGCCGCAGTGGTAGTGGCGAAGAACCAAATTCACACATACCAGCGAGATTTCAATGCCGACAGCCTGGATGGCCTCCCGGGCATGAAGGCCGCCATGAGAGATCGTGGGATGCGGGCCGTCGATGCCCGCATATGGCTATGTAGACAGCGAAGGGCCCTGGAGCTGGTCGGGGTGACTCTGTTGTCGACATGTTTGACGGTGGCGGTGATGTGGGTAAATGGGTGGACGAGGTTCTGA
- a CDS encoding uncharacterized protein (EggNog:ENOG410PHTM~COG:E~BUSCO:10164at33183), which translates to MLVLRESDIFPILKGLTRDQCQHLLQALWKALASYSGHRNGANGEKLIHQPIREQIVTSRNHATLFMPASDTNTTTGIKIVTLPGHGGPPKGAINICSPEGDLEGLLNAELITAFRTALASMIPFQRFQLREGANILVFGAGKQAEWHIRLALLLAGEKITKITVVNRGARGAERLKSDLDADVRGIFPGMMISYIGRDSSTFAAEILGTLVSEADAIFCCTPSTEPLFSSSYLGDKPRFISLIGSYKPHMQEIDSTTLLSGRSTIIVDSKEACLHEAGELIKAQVSESQLVEIGELFENPHAASRLFDSGSNVVFKCVGMGIMDLVIGRELLALAKARQVGITIDDF; encoded by the coding sequence ATGCTGGTCCTTCGCGAATCGGACATCTTCCCCATTCTCAAGGGCTTGACGCGTGACCAATGTCAACATCTGCTCCAGGCGCTCTGGAAGGCCCTCGCCAGTTACTCAGGCCATCGTAACGGCGCCAACGGAGAGAAACTTATCCATCAACCAATCCGAGAGCAGATTGTGACCTCAAGGAACCACGCAACACTTTTCATGCCAGCATCCGATACCAACACGACCACAGGTATCAAGATCGTAACTCTGCCGGGCCATGGCGGCCCGCCCAAAGGTGCCATCAACATATGCTCTCCCGAGGGTGACCTCGAGGGATTATTAAACGCTGAGCTAATCACGGCATTCCGGACCGCGTTGGCCAGCATGATCCCGTTTCAGAGATTCCAACTCCGAGAGGGCGCAAATATCCTGGTATTCGGGGCTGGAAAACAGGCGGAATGGCACATTCGGCTTGCTCTCTTACTCGCTGGAGAGAAGATCACTAAGATAACAGTCGTGAACAGAGGCGCCAGAGGCGCTGAGAGATTAAAGAGCGATTTGGATGCAGATGTTCGCGGGATATTCCCAGGGATGATGATAAGTTACATAGGGAGGGATTCGTCGACGTTCGCGGCAGAGATTCTCGGCACATTGGTATCTGAGGCTGATGCGATCTTCTGCTGCACTCCGTCGACCGAGCCGCTATTTTCCAGCTCATATCTCGGAGATAAGCCCAGGTTTATCTCTCTTATCGGCTCCTACAAGCCACACATGCAAGAAATTGATTCTACAACCCTACTCTCTGGACGTAGTACGATTATCGTTGATTCAAAGGAAGCGTGCCTGCACGAGGCGGGCGAGCTTATCAAGGCTCAGGTATCTGAAAGCCAGCTAGTAGAGATTGGCGAGTTGTTTGAGAATCCGCATGCGGCTTCGAGGCTGTTCGATTCAGGCAGCAACGTGGTCTTTAAGTGTGTTGGAATGGGCATTATGGATCTCGTGATTGGCAGGGAGCTTCTCGCCCTTGCGAAGGCGAGACAAGTTGGCATTACAATCGACGATTTTTAA
- the ALD5 gene encoding aldehyde dehydrogenase (NAD(P)(+)) ald5 (EggNog:ENOG410PFKN~COG:C~BUSCO:5614at33183): protein MALFQKIETPSCTYEQPLGLFINNEFVKGVEGKTFETINPHNEKPIVAVHEATEKDVDIAVAAARKAFEGEWKKVTPTDRGRMLNKLADLLEQHCDTLAAIEALDNGKAVSMAKVDVANSAGCIRYYGGWADKLHGKVVDTDHETFNYTRHEAVGVCGQIIPWNFPLLMWAWKIGPALATGNTVVLKSAEQTPLSALYACQLVKEAGFPPGVLNVISGFGRVAGAAISSHMDIDKVAFTGSTLVGRQILQAAAKSNLKKVTLELGGKSPNIVFNDADIDNAISWVNFGIYFNHGQCCCAGSRILVQEGIYEDFLQRFKERAMKNKVGDPFNPETFQGPQISQLQFDRVMGYIDQGKKAGAKVEIGGERLGTEGYYIQPTIFSNVNEDMSIVKEEIFGPVCSIQTFKTEEDAIKIANGTSYGLAAAIHTKDLNTAIRVSNEIRAGTVWVNCYNLLSYQTPFGGFKESGLGRELGEYALDNYTQVKAVRIRLGDAMFG from the exons ATGGCTCTCTTCCAGAAGATCGAAACCCCCTCCTGCACATACGAACAGCCCCTCGGCTT GTTCATCAACAATGAGTTCGTCAAGGGTGTAGAGGGCAAGACCTTCGAGACCATCAACCCTCACAACGAGAAACCCATCGTCGCCGTCCACGAGGCTACCGAGAAGGATGTCGACATCGCCGTCGCCGCCGCCCGCAAGGCCTTTGAGGGCGAGTGGAAAAAGGTCACCCCCACCGACCGCGGACGCATGCTCAACAAGCTCGCCGACCTGCTCGAGCAGCACTGTGACACCCTCGCCGCCATCGAGGCCCTCGACAACGGCAAGGCCGTCTCCATGGCGAAAGTCGACGTCGCCAACTCCGCCGGCTGCATCAGATACTACGGTGGCTGGGCCGACAAGCTCCACGGCAAGGTCGTCGACACCGACCACGAGACCTTCAACTACACCCGCCACGAGGCCGTCGGCGTCTGCGGTCAGATCATCCCCTGGAACTTCCCCCTCCTGATGTGGGCGTGGAAGATCGGCCCCGCCCTCGCCACCGGTAACACAGTCGTCCTCAAGTCCGCAGAGCAGACCCCCCTCAGCGCCCTCTACGCCTGCCAGCTCGTCAAGGAGGCCGGCTTCCCACCAGGCGTCCTCAACGTCATCTCCGGCTTCGGCCGTGTCGCCGGTGCCGCCATCTCCTCGCACATGGACATCGACAAGGTCGCCTTCACCGGCTCCACCCTCGTCGGCCGTCAGATCCTCCAGGCCGCCGCCAAGAGCAACCTCAAGAAGGTCACCCTCGAGCTCGGTGGCAAGTCCCCCAACATCGTCTTTAACGACGCAGACATCGACAACGCCATCTCCTGGGTCAACTTCGGTATCTATTTCAACCACGGCCAGTGCTGCTGTGCCGGCAGCCGTATCCTCGTCCAAGAGGGCATCTATGAGGACTTCCTCCAGCGCTTCAAGGAACGTGCCATGAAGAACAAGGTCGGTGACCCATTCAACCCTGAGACCTTCCAGGGACCACAGATCTCCCAGCTCCAGTTCGACCGCGTCATGGGCTACATCGACCAGGGAAAGAAGGCTGGCGCCAAGGTAGAGATCGGCGGTGAACGCCTCGGCACCGAAGGATACTACATCCAGCCCACCATCTTCAGCAATGTCAACGAAGATATGAGCATCGTCAAGGAGGAGATCTTCGGCCCTGTCTGCTCGATCCAGACGTTCAAGACTGAGGAGGACGCCATCAAGATCGCCAACGGTACCAGCTATG GTCTTGCGGCTGCCATCCACACCAAGGACTTGAACACTGCCATCCGCGTCTCCAACGAAATCAGAGCAGG AACCGTCTGGGTGAACTGCTACAACCTCCTCTCGTACCAGACGCCGTTTGGTGGCTTCAAGGAGTCCGGTCTGGGCCGTGAGCTGGGCG AATACGCTCTCGATAACTACACGCAGGTCAAGGCCGTCCGCATCCGTCTTGGAGACGCGATGTTTGGTTGA
- the MFS2_2 gene encoding MFS siderochrome iron transporter 1 (EggNog:ENOG410PFTW~COG:G~TransMembrane:12 (i82-99o119-137i149-165o171-195i207-230o242-267i315-344o350-372i393-414o420-441i453-476o488-508i)) has protein sequence MSYFDLSLPQPINRLAASNMGDESPRPSKIPYWRQVIEPGAVTQEVIDYPYKGSGTEDDPFVVEWIPNDPRNPLQFSTVKKWSITMLVAMATLAVALISSAYTGGGNQIMAEFNVSSEVMILGVSLFVLGFAIGPLIWAPMSELYGRQLLFCGTYMALTAFNAGAAGSQNIWTLIILRFFAGSFGSSPLTNAGGIIADMFSASHRGLAMGMFSIAPFLGPVLGPIIGGFLGMNAGWRWVEGFLAIFSGVLWIIGTLLVPETYAPVLLRKRANTLSKLSGKVYRSRIDIDQGRVTVSEAFATALSRPWILLFREPIVFLLSLYLAIVYGTLYMLFGAFPFVYQLIRGWNEGIGGLAFLGVLVGMLIAAALNIIDNNRRYIPLAKKHHGFAPPEARLPPSMIGGIAIPIGLFWFAWTNYPSIHWLASIAAGVPFGFGMVLVFLGVMNYLIDSYTIYAASALAANSVLRSLFGAAFPLFTRYMYEDLGIHWASSIPAFLALACVPFPFLFFKYGATIRKKCKFAADAEAFMRRLQESSLQQREEALKKAEEEEEKEEEEEEASREFALKEDEKAGQPGSADEDAGQRDYVLEPIRSISRQQTHRTHRTHRTGSIASRLSETFSEYEGNPFDIDRVNTRTSVTSARRTSMSGK, from the exons ATGTCTTA CTTCGATTTGTCACTACCCCAGCCGATAAATCGTCTCGCCGCTTCAAATATGGGCGACGAATCACCGCGCCCTTCAAAAATACCCTACTGGCGCCAGGTCATCGAACCCGGCGCCGTCACCCAAGAGGTCATCGACTACCCCTACAAGGGGTCCGGCACCGAAGATGATCCCTTCGTCGTCGAATGGATTCCTAATGACCCCCGAAACCCTCTCCAATTCTCCACCGTCAAGAAATGGTCCATCACCATGCTCGTCGCCATGGCGACCCTCGCCGTTGccctcatctcctccgcGTACACCGGCGGTGGAAACCAGATCATGGCGGAGTTCAACGTCAGCAGTGAGGTCATGATTCTGGGTGTCTCCCTCTTCGTTCTCGGCTTCGCTATCGGTCCACTGATCTGGGCGCCCATGAGTGAATTGTACGGACGGCAGCTCCTTTTCTGCGGAACATACATGGCCCTGACCGCCTTCAACGCCGGCGCCGCCGGAAGTCAAAATATCTGGACCCTGATCATCCTTCGATTCTTCGCCGGCTCGTTCGGCTCGTCGCCGCTGACAAACGCCGGCGGAATCATCGCCGATATGTTCTCCGCTTCTCACCGTGGCCTGGCCATGGGCATGTTCTCCATCGCACCGTTCTTGGGTCCCGTTCTCGGCCCAATCATCGGTGGTTTCCTCGGGATGAACGCAGGTTGGAGATGGGTCGAGGGCTTTCTGGCCATCTTCTCCGGCGTGCTCTGGATAATTGGCACCTTGCTGGTCCCAGAGACATATGCTCCCGTGCTTCTTCGCAAGAGAGCAAACACCCTCTCAAAGCTTTCTGGAAAGGTATATCGCAGCCGCATAGATATCGACCAGGGCCGGGTCACTGTCAGCGAAGCCTTCGCTACCGCCCTCAGTCGCCCCTGGATCCTTCTCTTCCGCGAGCCGATCGTCTTCCTGCTTTCCCTGTATCTCGCCATCGTGTACGGCACCTTGTACATGTTGTTCGGGGCCTTCCCATTCGTGTACCAGCTGATCCGCGGCTGGAATGAGGGCATCGGAGGCCTTGCGTTCTTGGGCGTGCTCGTCGGGATGCTTATCGCTGCCGCCCTGAACATCATCGACAACAACAGGCGCTACATTCCACTCGCAAAGAAACACCATGGCTTCGCACCGCCTGAGGCCCGCTTGCCTCCGTCCATGATCGGCGGCATTGCCATTCCCATCGGTCTTTTCTGGTTCGCATGGACCAACTATCCCTCCATCCACTGGCTCGCGTCCATCGCCGCCGGCGTTCCCTTTGGTTTCGGCATGGTCCTCGTCTTCCTAGGCGTGATGAACTATCTTATCGACTCGTACACCATCTATGCAGCCTCAGCTCTTGCCGCAAACTCGGTTCTGAGATCGCTCTTCGGCGCTGCTTTCCCGCTGTTCACACGATACATGTATGAAGACCTTGGGATTCACTGGGCATCCAGCATCCCTGCGTTCCTGGCACTTGCATGCGTTCCGTTCCCATTCCTTTTCTTCAAGTACGGCGCGACGATTCGAAAGAAGTGTAAATTCGCTGCCGACGCCGAAGCGTTCATGCGCCGCCTGCAGGAATCGAGTCTCCAGCAAAGGGAAGAAGCTCTCAAGAaggcggaggaggaggaggagaaggaagaagaggaggaggaagcaTCGCGCGAATTTGCGCTCAAAGAAGACGAGAAAGCTGGCCAGCCCGGATCCGCCGACGAAGATGCAGGACAACGGGACTATGTTCTCGAACCGATTCGGTCTATTAGCAGACAGCAAACACACAGAACACACAGGACACACAGAACCGGCTCTATAGCGTCGAGGCTGTCTGAGACGTTCAGTGAATACGAGGGTAACCCGTTCGACATCGACCGGGTGAACACTCGGACGTCGGTCACATCGGCACGAAGAACGTCGATGTCGGGGAAGTGA
- a CDS encoding uncharacterized protein (EggNog:ENOG410QE3T~BUSCO:2106at33183) — protein sequence MPTAPPPPPPPPPPAKVHKRAYQACIPCRERRVRCDLGSVDHPHQGPCGRCRRERKFCHFSATRGKKKSGTSSGASVPADHPQIGRIVSLDGTLATLAGVNVLPLSAHGRTDSVGSAGNPPPAIKPGFPLLSHVISTDAPLSGAAGGDKAAAALLRDAAYTSHDALNLLWEAGRHSERVTGFHHDSNPSRLRASADEGNRPSAPPSNHGSTTSTALQPWSNLRFVRTGLFTAEEALDLVNYFHKYLAPFTPISSTAYQDQSMHGKLLEEEPILAVTILMLASRYMKFSGAGAVSRSYMVHERLWQHLQGMISRMIFGQEQFSAATHDNGTATETMTTQSCESALAGSSFGSLRTLGTCEALLLLSEWHPRSLHVPAGDDGDSIIVKDEVRRTRASTSGIGGRIRIDWLEPVWRSDRMCWSMLGNALALAVELGIFDEYDNTTIGARESRRDIWNNPHSSQRAYLVQHLLWVYLTQTSGRLGWKNLTNVSVTDHDASVKHGDTIRCWVGVASLMKRGNELLFPSRERTRDIINSGEYIAVLRMLNPLLQDWQREFDRSKLSKAMRLILAIEFGYVRVYINSVALQAVVEHYNRVAREGGSLPLSALLSPYEGNKEYFMEVVNAARAMLQVVVEELLPEDRLKHVPVRTYSRILAGAMFCLKAYALGAKDSETAISLTLVERTAEALCTCVVDDVHLSNRFGELLQALVSSLRSRVTIPTSEPSLSGHITPNNGQMGRQPFEFHESMPPETKPIVTESFERSMAQQMSLPQALTSGDYDSRFVTSPASSAPDSSAYMTMGVIPDQHTFQTDPLISFAGLGPNQLGWSGGQDFFDMLGPLLDVQYEQYR from the exons ATGCCCACCGCTCCTCCTCCGCCGCCgccaccacctcctcctGCAAAGGTGCACAAACGGGCTTATCAG GCCTGTATTCCGTGTCGAGAGCGCAGAGTCCGATGTGATCTCGGTTCCGTCGATCACCCGCATCAGGGTCCCTGTGGAAGATGTCGTCGGGAACGCAAGTTCTGCCACTTTTCCGCTACCCGCGGAAAGAAGAAGTCGGGTACATCCTCCGGCGCCTCCGTCCCCGCCGACCACCCCCAGATCGGGAGGATCGTCTCCCTCGACGGCACGCTGGCCACTCTCGCCGGTGTCAACGTGCTGCCGCTGTCGGCCCATGGCCGCACTGATAGTGTGGGTTCTGCTGGTAATCCTCCTCCCGCCATCAAACCCGGTTTTCCGCTCCTCAGTCACGTGATATCTACTGATGCTCCGCTGTCCGGTGCCGCAGGCGGAGACAAGGCTGCCGCTGCCCTGCTGCGCGACGCCGCTTACACCTCCCACGATGCCCTCAACCTGCTGTGGGAGGCCGGTCGTCACAGCGAACGCGTCACCGGCTTCCACCACGACTCCAACCCCTCCCGCCTGCGGGCCTCCGCCGACGAAGGGAACCGCCCTTCCGCCCCGCCGAGCAACCACGGCAGCACCACGAGCACCGCCCTGCAGCCTTGGTCCAACCTGCGCTTCGTACGCACCGGTCTCTTCACTGCGGAGGAAGCCCTGGACCTGGTCAACTACTTTCACAAGTACTTAGCCCCCTTCACCCCTATCTCCTCCACTGCTTATCAGGATCAGTCAATGCATGGAAAGCTCTTGGAGGAGGAACCCATACTTGCTGTCACTATCCTGATGCTGGCATCTCGCTACATGAAATTCTCCGGCGCTGGTGCGGTCTCACGCTCCTACATGGTCCACGAGCGCCTGTGGCAGCACCTGCAGGGCATGATCTCTCGCATGATCTTCGGCCAGGAGCAGTTCAGCGCCGCGACCCACGACAACGGAACCGCAACGGAGACTATGACCACCCAGTCCTGTGAATCCGCTCTCGCCGGCTCCAGCTTCGGGAGCCTTCGCACCCTTGGCACCTGCGAGGCCCTACTCCTCCTGTCTGAGTGGCATCCGCGTTCGCTGCACGTCCCCGCCGGAGATGATGGGGACAGCATTATCGTCAAGGACGAGGTTCGCCGCACGAGAGCCAGCACGTCAGGAATTGGCGGCCGCATTCGGATCGATTGGCTGGAGCCCGTCTGGAGATCTGACCGAATGTGTTGGTCGATGCTGGGGAATGCTCTGGCCCTGGCCGTCGAACTCGGAATCTTCGACGAATACGACAACACCACTATCGGTGCTAGAGAATCCCGACGTGACATCTGGAACAATCCACACTCGAGCCAACGGGCGTATCTCGTCCAACATTTACTCTGGGTCTACCTGACCCAAACCTCGGGCCGGCTAG GTTGGAAAAACTTGACCAATGTTTCCGTCACCGACCACGATGCCAGCGTAAAACACGGTGATACGATCCGCTGCTGGGTCGGCGTCGCGTCCTTGATGAAGAGAGGAAACGAACTCCTCTTTCCTTCGAGAGAGAGAACACGCGACATCATCAACAGCGGCGAGTATATTGCCGTTCTTCGTATGCTTAATCCTCTTCTCCAGGATTGGCAGCGCGAATTTGACCGCTCTAAAC TTTCCAAAGCAATGAGATTAATACTTGCCATCGAGTTCGGATACGTTCGAGTATATATAAACAGCGTTGCCTTACAAGCCGTAGTGGAACACTACAATCGTGTTGCAAGAGAAGGGGGTTCACTTCCACTCTCTGCACTACTCAGTCCATATGAGGGAAACAAGGAATATTTCATGGAAGTGGTTAACGCCGCGAGAGCAATGCTCCAAGTAGTAGTGGAGGAACTCCTCCCCGAAGACCGGCTTAAGCATGTCCCCGTCCGAACTTACTCGAGAATTCTCGCTGGTGCCATGTTTTGTCTCAAG GCTTACGCTCTCGGAGCAAAAGATAGCGAAACCGCAATCTCCCTTACACTAGTTGAGCGTACTGCAGAGGCTCTTTGCACCTGTGTTGTTGACGACGTTCACCTGAGTAACCGATTTGGCGAGCTCCTCCAGGCACTTGTATCGAGTCTTCGTAGTCGCGTGACGATCCCGACCAGCGAGCCGTCTCTCAGTGGGCATATCACTCCCAACAACGGCCAGATGGGGCGGCAGCCATTCGAATTTCACGAAAGCATGCCCCCTGAAACCAAGCCCATTGTAACAGAATCGTTCGAACGATCAATGGCCCAGCAAATGTCACTCCCACAAGCACTCACCAGCGGCGACTACGATTCACGCTTCGTCACCAGTCCTGCAAGCTCGGCACCTGACTCGTCAGCGTATATGACGATGGGTGTGATCCCGGACCAGCATACCTTCCAAACCGACCCGTTGATATCATTCGCTGGCTTGGGTCCCAACCAGCTAGGATGGTCCGGTGGCCAAGATTTCTTCGACATGCTCGGCCCATTGTTGGATGTGCAATACGAACAATACCGGTGA
- a CDS encoding uncharacterized protein (EggNog:ENOG410PJDF~COG:S), protein MAAQSRRPIRIAGASGSASDRRHAMAEFARNYPKDPVDVIISDYMSEYNMAVAAARRVDQKAVSSAEAGLINVSGGPAYEPSFLEALEPALEDLARYKIKIAVNAGVTDTKALYDVVAEMVREKGLDLKVAWISGDEVLPAVKEALASGKSTFKNIYTGETLDKWDFEPIYAQGYLGGMGIAAAFSKGADIVLCGRVSDASPVIGAALWWHNWARSDLDKLANAFVAGHLIECSNYVCGGNFTGFKSLENAGGDGWTNIGYPIAEISSEGQVIITKQSYSTGGAVTIDTCSSQLLYEIQGPIYFNSDVTAILSDIHFEQVGRNRVAVKGVKSALPPPTTKVGLTARGGYQAEVIYFMVGLDIPAKARMLEAQIRRLLAPYSKNFTVFNFSVLGTCPDDPQDQNSATATFRVLAQAPRAEDLAPTKFVRQIIDNVMQGYPGATFHLDLRQGFPKPVFEYYVTLLPQSDVQHQAHLPWLNTVLDIAPPSEAKVWPAQQPTQPVTGRLANVLTDFGPTIRAPLGSIVHARSGDKGSDANCGFWVRHADEYTWLRSLLSVDKARELLGKEWREDGTMSIERFELPNLRGVHFLFRNLLDRGVGITSTVDFLGKNVAEYLRARWVDIPVKFLNRGKL, encoded by the exons ATGGCAGCCCAGAGCAGAAGACCTATCCGGATAGCAG GAGCATCTGGCTCTGCGTCCGACCGCCGTCATGCGATGGCCGAATTCGCGCGGAATTATCCCAAGGATCCGGTCGACGTTATCATATCAGACTACATGAGCGAATACAACATGGCTGTGGCTGCAGCCCGGCGGGTTGATCAGAAAGCTGTGTCTTCCGCAGAAGCTGGCCTGATCAACGTCTCCGGCGGTCCGGCATATGAACCTTCATTCCTGGAGGCCCTCGAGCCAGCACTGGAAGATCTGGCTAGATATAAAATCAAGATTGCGGTAAATGCTGGCGTGACGGATACGAAAGCTCTCTACGATGTGGTTGCGGAAATGGTTAGAGAAAAGGGACTTGATCTAAAG GTTGCATGGATATCCGGTGATGAAGTCCTTCCCGCCGTGAAAGAAGCCCTGGCCTCTGGAAAATCGACTTTTAAAAACATCTACACCGGCGAGACGCTAGATAAATGGGATTTCGAGCCTATTTATGCCCAGGGGTATTTGGGCGGAATGGGAATCGCTGCTGCATTTTCCAAGGGTGCTGATATCGTTCTCTGTGGTCGCGTTTCCGATGCTTCTCCCGTCATCGGTGCGGCGCTCTGGTGGCATAATTGGGCAAGGTCCGATCTTGACAAGCTTGCAAATGCCTTCGTAGCGGGCCATCTTATCGAGTGCAGCAATTATGTCTGTGGTGGTAACTTCACTGGCTTCAAGAGTTTGGAGAATGCTGGAGGGGACGGCTGGACTAATATCGGCTATCCTATTGCTGAGATCTCGTCCGAGGGCCAAGTTATTATCACGAAGCAATCTTATTCCACTGGTGGAGCCGTTACGATTGATACTTGCTCGTCCCAGTTGCTCTACGAGATCCAAGGGCCGATCTACTTCAACTCAGATGTCACGGCTATACTATCCGATATCCACTTCGAGCAAGTAGGTCGCAACCGGGTCGCCGTCAAAGGCGTCAAGTCTGCCCTACCCCCGCCAACAACAAAGGTAGGCCTCACGGCCAGGGGAGGATACCAAGCAGAGGTTATCTACTTCATGGTAGGACTAGATATCCCGGCCAAAGCGAGAATGCTGGAGGCACAGATTCGGCGACTCCTTGCCCCTTATTCGAAGAACTTTACCGTTTTCAACTTCTCGGTCCTGGGTACTTGCCCAGACGATCCTCAAGACCAGAACAGCGCGACGGCCACATTCCGCGTCCTCGCACAGGCTCCCCGTGCTGAGGATCTCGCACCGACGAAATTCGTTCGCCAGATCATAGACAATGTCATGCAAGGCTATCCCGGCGCTACATTCCACCTCGATCTCCGTCAAGGATTCCCCAAGCCTGTCTTTGAATACTATGTCACTCTCCTTCCCCAGTCAGACGTGCAGCATCAAGCGCATCTTCCCTGGCTCAATACTGTCCTCGACATTGCACCTCCATCGGAGGCAAAAGTCTGGCCCGCACAGCAGCCTACACAACCGGTAACGGGCCGGCTAGCCAACGTTCTCACGGATTTTGGGCCAACGATTCGGGCGCCGCTCGGCTCCATAGTGCACGCACGTTCGGGCGACAAGGGTTCTGATGCCAACTGTGGCTTCTGGGTCCGTCACGCCGACGAATACACCTGGCTGCGAAGCCTCTTATCTGTCGATAAGGCGCGGGAGCTTCTCGGTAAGGAGTGGCGTGAAGACGGCACGATGAGCATCGAGCGCTTTGAATTGCCGAATCTGCGTGGTGTACATTTCCTGTTTAGAAATCTGCTAGATCGCGGAGTTGGAATCACTAGCACGGTAGACTTCTTGGGGAAGAACGTCGCGGAGTATTTGAGGGCGAGATGGGTGGATATACCGGTGAAATTTTTGAACAGGGGGAAGTTGTGA